From Rhodopseudomonas palustris:
CACCGACAGCAGCGCCCGCGCCGGTCCACGCGGCACGCGCTTGCCCTGCTCCCAATTCCGGATGGTCTCGACCGGCACGCCGAGCCGCACCGCGAACTCGGTCTGACTCAGCCGGGCGCGCCGACGCAGATCGCGCACGACTGGCGTCGCCGGCTCCGGAACCGCCGGCGCCAGAGGAAACTCCCGCCCGTCGCGCAGTTCGACGATTCGTCCATCCGCCTTCAGGCGCAGCCGTTGCAACTGATTGACCATCGGGAGATGGTCCGTCAGCAGTGTTAACAGCCGATGAAGGCGCGGTTACTTCAGCCCGAACCACAGCGTGGCGATGCCGAGGAAGGCGAAGAAGCCGACCACGTCGGTCACCGTGGTGACGAACGTCCCGGACGCCACCGCGGGATCGGCCCGGACCCTGTCGAGCGCGATCGGGATCAAAATGCCGCCGAGCGCGCCGGCGACCAGGTTGGTGATCATCGCCAGCCCGATCACCACACCGAGGCCGGGGACCCGGAACCAGGCATAGGCGGCCACGCCGGTGATGATCGCGAAGCCTATGCCGTTGACGAGACCGACCAGCAATTCGCGCATCACCACGCGATAGGCATTGCTGGAGCCGAGTTCGCGGGTCGCCAGCGCCCGCACCGCCACGGTCATGGTCTGGGTCGCGGCGTTGCCGCCCTGGCTGGCGACGATCGGCGCCAGCACCGCCAGCGCGACCATCTGCTGCAACTGGTCCTCGAACATGCCCAGCACCGACGACGCCAGGAACGCGGTGGCGAGATTGACCAGGAGCCAGTTGAAGCGGCCGCGGGCGGTGGTCCAGACCCGGTCGGACAGTTCTTCGTCGCTGGTGACGCCGCCCAGCGCCTTGAGGTCTTCGTCGGCCTCTTCCTCGATGACGTCGACGACGTCGTCGATGGTGATCACACCGACCAGCCGGTTGTCGGGATCGACCACCGGCGCCGCGACCAGATTGTACTTGCCGAACATCCGCGCCACTTCTTCCTGATCGTCGAGCACCGAGACCTTGCGGCGGTCCTCGTCGATCAGATCGGCCAGCGGAATGTTGCGATGTGACCGCAGCAGCGCGTCGAGCGCGATCGCGCCCTGCCAACGGTTGATCCCGTCGACGACGTAGATCTCGTAGAACCGGTCCGGCAGATCCGGCGTCTCGCGCATGAAGTCGATCGCCTGCCCGACATTCCAGTCGCGCGGCACCACGATGAACTCGGTCTGCATCCGCCGGCCGGCGGAGTTTTCCGGATAGTCGAGGCTGCGCTCCAGCGCGTCGCGCTCGGATTGCGGCAGCTTGCCGAGAATCTCGTCCTGATCGTCCTCGTCGAGCACCTGCAGCAGCTCGACCGCGTCATCGGAATCCAGTTCGCGAACGCCTTCGGCGACGGCCGCGGGCTCAAGTTCCTCGAGGATTTCCTCGCGGACGGTCTCGTCGACCTCGTTCAGCGCCGAAAAATGGAAATCGGCGCCGGTGAGTTCCACCAGCCGGACGCGCTCGTCGGATTGGAGAGCCTCGATCAGGTCGCCGACGTCGGCCTCGTGCAGGTCGGAGACGATTTCGCGCAGAAACGGCGCGTTTTCCTGCTCGATGGCGCGAGCGATCGCTGCGACGAAATCAACCCTGATTTCGCCGTCCTCGTCCCGCATCGAGAGCTGATCGAGCACGGACGGCCCGGCTCGCACGACCGTATCGAGTTCGTCGGCCATGGCGCACCCCGCGGGTTTTATCGGTTGCAGATATCGTGCGCCGTCGGGCAAGATGCGCTGTCGGTCGGCGGATCGAATGACTTTGGCAATACTCAATCGGTGATGCACGGCGCAATGAATTTCGTGGCACCCGCGATCAATCATCAGCCGGAAGGGGTGTCATGAACGCATCGACAGCATTGGCCGCGATCGTAGCTCTCGGGGTTCTCGGCTCCGCCGCGCAGGCCGCCGAGTGCGCCCGCCCCGGGGCGCTCGGCACCGCGCGCACCATGGTGGTCGACGCGGCGAAATATCCCCGCATCGGGACGAAGAGCTTTCCGCAGACATTGCCATTGGACGACCACGAGGTCGTGCTGACGTTCGACGACGGCCCTGCGGCGACGACGCCGAAGGTGCTGAAGGCGCTCGCCGACGAATGCGTCAAGGCGACGTTCTTTCTGGTCGGCAAGCCGGCCGCCGAGACGCCCGGCCTGGTGAGGCGGATCGCGGTCGAGGGCCACACCGTCGCGCATCACACCTGGACGCACAAACATCTGTCCAGTCTGAGCTATGCCGACGCGCTGGCGGAAATCGACCGCGGCATCGCCGCCGACGAGGCGATCCTCCGCCGCAACGGCATCGCCGTGTCACCGACGAAGTTCTTCCGGTTTCCGTTTTTCGAATCGACGCCCGCGCTGCTCGACACGCTGCAGTCGCGCGGCATCGTCGTGTGGGGTGCCGATCTCTGGGCCAGCGACTGGAACGTCATGACGCCGGAGGCCCAGCTCAAACTGATCACCGATCGGCTCAAGGCCGCCGGCAAGGGCATCATCCTGTTTCACGACCCCCGCACGCAAACCGCTGAAATGATACCGGCTTTCCTGCGCTGGCTGCGCGACAATCATTATCGCGTCGTGCACGCGGTGCCGCCGCCGGACGAGCAGCCGGCGGTCGCCGCCGGGTCTCATGCGACGCGCTGATCGGCACGCTGGCGCGGGGCGTGAAACCGTGATCAATGCCACGGTTAAGCAGCCGTTCAGACCGCTATCCTATGCTGCGAAGCGACTGATCTGACGGTCCGGGGTGCGTGGTCACGTAATGGCAAGTGAACTGTTTCGACGACGGGCGCGGACCCGGTCCCTGCTCGGCATCGCCTGCGTGACCGCAGCGCTCGCCCTTCCCGCCGCCCCCTCGATGGCCGCGGACTGCCCCGGCAATCCCGGCGCGCTCGGCACCTCCCGCACGCTGGTCGTCGATCCGCGCGAGCACCCGCGGATCGGCACCATGCAATATGCAGAGACACTGCCGCTGCAGGACCACGAAGTGGTGCTGACCTTCGACGATGGCCCGCTGCCGCGCCACAGCAACGCCGTGCTCGATATCCTGGCCAAGGAGTGCGTCAAGGCGACGTTCTTCGTGGTCGGGCGGATGGCGAATGCCTATCCGGAAGGCGTGCGCAGGATGCGCGACGGCGGCCACACCATCGGCACCCACAGCCAGAACCATCCGCTGAGCTTCAACCGGATGACCGCCGAGCAGGCCAAGCAGGAAGTCGACGAGGGCATCGATGCGGTCGCGGCCGCGCTCGGCACCCGGGCGGCGATCGCGCCGTTCTTTCGCATCCCCGGCCTGCTGCGCGCCGAGGCGGTGGAAGGCTATCTGGGCTCGCAGGGGATCCAGACCTGGAGCGCCGACTTCCCCGCCGACGACTGGCGGCACATTTCGCCGGAAGCCGTCTACAGCCTGGCGATGAGCCGGCTGCAGGCCAAGGGCCGTGGCGTGCTGCTGCTGCACGACATCCAGCCGCGCACCGTGGCGGCGCTGCCGCAGATCCTGCACGAGTTGAAGGCCCGCGGCTTCCGCATCGTTCACGTCGTGCCGGCGACGCCGGACCGCCCCAAGACGCCGACCGTTCCGTCGCAATGGCGGCTGCACCCTGTCACCGAACAGGTCGCGATCTCGCATTGGCCGAAAGTGCCGAGCTTCAGCTACGCCAGCGCGGAAATGCTGCCGGGGCCGGCGATCGCCGATCTCGGCCTCGACATCGGCCGCGTGCCGGAGTCGTTCGACGGCGTCCGGCGCCTGGCGCGCGGGCAGCTGCCGCTGCCGAAGCCTGCGCCCTGGCCGCGGCAGAAACCGGCCGGGACCCCGACCAACCTGATCGCCTTCCCGGTTCCGGCAGAAGCGCTGTTCAGCATCCCCGAGAAGACCCAGCCGGAGATCCGCGCGATGGTTCGCATCCCGGCACACCGCGCGTCGCGCGACGCCGGCGCGCGGACGGCACAGACGGAGCAGCGCTCGACCGAGATCGGCGCCGCCGCCCGCCCGATCTCCGGCAGCGCCGCGATCGCCCCCGCCGCCCTGCAGCGCGGCCCGATCAACGTCACCGCAAGGCCGCGGCCGCTGAATCACTGACGGGCGGCCGACGGCCGAGCCGAGCCTGGATGAGAGCGTGCGATCGCTCAGGCTTGCGGCCGGACCATGCGCCGCATCACGTCGGTCTTCAGAACGACGTGATGGAGCAGCGCGGCGAACACATGCAGCGCGATCAGCCCCAGCAGAACCAGCCTGAGCAGATTGTGGATCAGCGCCGCCGGGACCAGGTCGCCGAACCATGCGATGGCGCCGCTCACCGACATTGCGGCGAGCACCACGTAGAAGCTGGCGTGCGAGAAGCTGGCGATCGCGCGCATCGGAGCCGGCTCGTCTTCCGGCGGGGACGGCGCTCCAACTTTGGCGCGCAGCACCAGACGCCAGCCGATCAGCACCAGAATGAGCATCCCCACGACGATATGCGCGAGGATGCGCGGGTCGAACGCGAACGGCAGTTCCTGCTGCCACGCCATCCAGGCGTTGGCGATGGAATCCTTGAAGATGTATTGCGCGGCGACCAGCGCCACCACGATCCAGTGCAGCGCGATCTGAACGCGCGAATAGCCTGCGGGAGAGTTCATCGACGTGTCCTCGTGATGTTGGAATCGAACGACGGCGCCTTGTCCGGGCGCCGTCGCAATTTCGATCACGGCTTCTGCGGCGCCGCGTCCGGCTTCGACGCGCCGTGGCGCCAGGCGTGCATCCGCGCCATCATCTGCGCCGGGGCGTTGATCTCGACGATGCTGACCTGGCCGTCATTGTCGGCATCGAGCATCGCGAAGGGACGCTCGGCGAATCCGCGCGACATCTCGGCGACCATGTCGCCGAATTCCTTCTTGGACAGCGTGCCGTTGCCGTCGGCATCGTGCTTCTTCAGCAGCGCCGCGGTGCCGGCCTTGGCTTCCTCAGGCGAGACGACGCCGTCGCCATTGGCATCGAGGGTCTTGATCAGCGGATTGTTGGCGAAGCCGCCGCGGCCGCCCCAGCCGCCTTGCGCGAACTGCATCATGCCCGGGCCCCAATTGCCCATCGGGCCAAAGCCGTGCGGGCCGCAATTGCCGAACGGTCCCGCGATCGCCGGGATCGCCACGACCGCGATGGCAACCACCGCGGCGACGGCGCCGAGCGCCAGAATTGTGGTGCGTTTCATGTCGTGATCTCCTCTTGCTCCAGAATGGATGCAGCGAAGATCGGCGCGCCCTGTCGCAGCAGCTTGTCGGTCAGCAGGGATTTTGTATCGCTCTGTCGCAAACCCCCGGCCTGCGATCATTTGCGACAGAAGTCTTTTCCGGCGCGGGGCAAGTCGGGCTAGATCAACGACATGGCCGATCAACCGCAACTGCCGCACATCCTGGTCGTCGACGATCACCGCGAGATTCGCGAGGCTGTGACGAAATACCTCGAACGCAACGGCATGCGCGCCAGCGCCGCCAGCAACGCGATCGAGATGGACACCCAGCTCAAGGCCGGGCGCTTCGACCTGATCATCCTCGACGTGATGATGCCCGGCGAGGATGGGCTGTCGGCGGCGCGGCGGCTCAGTGCCGGCGGCGGGCCGCCGGTGCTGATGCTGAGCGCGCTGTCGGACGAGACCGATCGGGTGGTCGGGCTGGAGATCGGCGCTGATGATTATCTCGCCAAGCCGTTCAGCCCGCGCGAACTGCTGGCGCGGATCAAGGCGATCCTGCGCCGCAGCGAACGGCGCGAGCCACTGGCCGGCGGTCTCGGCGGCCGCAAGCTCGGCTTCGCCGGCTGGGTGCTCGACACTGATACCCGCGACCTGATCCGCGTGGCCGAAGGCGCAGAGAAAATCGCGCTGACGACGGCCGAGTTCAAACTGCTGGTGGCGTTTCTGGAACGGCCGCGCTTCGTGCTGACGCGGGAGCAATTGCTCGACATCACCAGCGGCCGCAGCGCCGACGTGTTCGACCGCACCATCGACAACCAGGTGAGCCGGCTGCGCCGCAAGATCGAGGACGACCCGGCGCATCCGAAGATCATCACCACGGTCCGTTCCGGCGGCTACAGCCTCGCCGCCGACGTCCGGGACCTGTCATGAGCCGCCGCAGGCCGCGCAGCCTTCTCACTCAGGTGGCGCTGCTCAGCTTCGCAGCGCTCCTCGTCGCCCAATTCGTCAGCTTCTGGCTATTCACGGTCGACCGTGCCAAGCGGATCCGCGTCGCGCAGCGCATCGAGGTAGTCGAACGCGTCACCGCCGTCGCCGCGTTGCTGAACAAGACCCCGGCGACAGCGCGGGACGACCTGCTCGAAGCGGCCAGTTCACGCTCGACCCGGTTCGACCTGGCCACGGCACCGATTGTCGATGATCCCGTCGACCTGCTCGGGGCCGATTGCGGCCAGCGCGATTGCGCCGATCTCGGCTTGCCGCCGGGATTGCGGATGCAGGAAGACTTCGTCTCGCGGCACGATGGCGGCCGGTTCAGCGATCCGCCACCCCGGTTTCGCGATCGGCTCATGAAATCCAGTCTGGCCCCGGTCGCGTTCAAGCTGTCGCTGCCGCTACGCGACGCGCAGTGGCTCAACGTCACCTCGCGTTTCGAGCGGCCGGCCATTCAACTGCCGCCGCAGGTGATGGGCACCACGCTGGTCTCGCTGGCACTGGTGCTGGCGGCGCTGTGGTTCGCGCTGCGGCGCATCACCAGACCGCTCGACCAGCTCGCCTCGGTCGCCGACGGGTTCGGCCTCGACACCCCGCCTCCCCGGATGCCGACCGGCGGACCGCGCGAAGTCCGTGCGCTGTCGGATGCGCTGGCGCGGATGCACGAGCGGCTGTCGCGGATGCTGGGAGAGCGCACCCGGATGCTGGCGGCGCTCGGCCACGACCTGCGCTCGCCGATCACCGCGCTGCGCGTCCGCGCCGAGATGGTGGACGACGCCGAGAACAAGGAAAGAATGATCGCGACGCTGGACGAGATGCAGCAGATGGTGGAGGCCACACTGGCCTTCGCCCGCGGCGTCTCCACCGACCAGCCGACCGAACCGGTCGACCTCGCCGCGCTATTGTCGGAGCTGGCCGCCGAGCTGAGCGCGATCGGACCACCGATCCGCATCAGTTCGGCGAAGCCGATCGTGCTGCCGCTGCGGCGGGTGCCGCTGCGCCGCGCGCTCCGCAACATCTTGGAAAACGCCCAGCGCTATGGCGGCGGCGCCGAGGTCCGGATCGAGCACGACGGCACCGACGCCCGGGTGGTGATCGAGGATCATGGCCCCGGTCTGCCGGACAACGACCTCACGCGCGTGTTCGAACCGTTCGTCAGGCTGGAGACCTCACGCTCGCGGGAAACCGGCGGCACCGGTCTCGGGCTACCGATCGCCCGCGCCATTCTGCAGGCGCACGGCGCCAGCATCGCCTTGACCAATCGCCCCGAAGGCGGGCTGCGCGCGACGGTGACCTTCGCGCGATAGGTCGGCGTCGACTCGGTGGGGATGGGTGTGACGACACGCGCCGGCTGGGTCGCTTTCCCGCTGATTCGCGGGAGCTCCGCACCGTGCATGTTCGAAGAGAAGGCCTAATTTCAGTCAATTAGGCATTGCTTGGTGCGCTCGGAGGGACTCGAACCCCCACGATTTTACTCACTGCCACCTCAAGGCAGCGCGTCTACCAATTCCGCCACGAGCGCTTGGGACCGGTTCGGGCTGGGCGCCCGACCGGATCGACGGCGCCCATTTAACAAATCAATGAAGGGGGTACAAGGCCGTCATCGTCGATCTGGTGATCGCGTCAACATCTGTTTGACCTCGACCGCGATGCGATTGCGATCGACCAGCACCACGCCGCTGGCCACCGGCATGTTATTGGCGAGGATCTTGACCTCGTCGGCCTCGGTGGCGTCCAGTTCGATGATGGCGCCGCGGGAGAGCCGCAGCACCTGGTGAATGGGCATCGAGGTGGTGCCGAGCACCACCATGAGATCGACCGAAACGTTATCGAGTGTTGGCACTGGGACCCGGACCGGCAGGCTGTGAATGAAAGTGTGCGAACTTGACCACGTTATGGTTATCCAATGATTAACGCGCCGCTTCATGCCCGTCAGACGCTCGATATCGCCGGTTTCCTGCCCATTGCCGACGCCCGGCCGGCCGAATGGCTGATCTCGGAGCAGCCGGTGCCCTACTCCGACGCGGTCGCGGCGATGGAATCACGCGCGGCGGCGATCGCCGCCGGCGACGCAGCCGAGTTGGTCTGGCTGCTCGAACATCCGCCGCTCTACACCTCCGGAACCAGCGGCCAGGCCGACGACCTGCTCGACCCGCGGTTTCCGCTCTACACCACCGGGCGCGGCGGGCAGCTCACCTATCACGGCCCAGGCCAGCGGGTGGCCTATGTGATGCTCGACCTCAAGCGCCGCCGCCCCGACGTCCGCGCCTATGTGGCCGCGCTGGAACAGTGGATCATCGCGACGCTCGACGCTTTCAATGTGCGCGGCGAACGGCGCGAGGACCGCGTCGGCGTCTGGGTGGCGCGGCCCGACAAGGGCGCGGACCACGAGGACAAGATCGCCGCGATCGGCGTCCGGCTGAAGCGCTGGGTGTCGCTGCACGGCATCGCCATCAACGTCGAGCCCGATCTGAGCCACTTCACCGCGATCGTGCCCTGCGGCATCAGCGATCCGCGCTATGGCGTCACCAGCCTGGTCGACCTCGGCCTGCCGGTGACGATGACGGACGCCGACATCGCGCTGCGGACGGCGTTCGGCGAGATATTCGGTCAGACCGTCGATGCACAGCGCGCCGAGCCGGCGAAGAATGCAGGCGAGAGGTCGCCGGCGTGAAGACCGTCCTCGTCTACATCGGCGCGGCGATCGCCGAGATCGCCGGCTGCTTCGCGTTCTGGGGCTGGCTGCGGCTGGGCAAGCCGGTGTGGTGGCTAGCGCCCGGGTTGCTCTCCCTCGCGCTGTTCGCCTATCTGCTGACGCTGGTGGAGAGCACAGCCGCCGGCCGCGCCTATGCGGCCTATGGCGGCATCTACATCGTCGCCTCGCTGATCTGGCTGTGGAGCGTCGAGCATGTGCGCCCCGACCGCTGGGACGTCAGCGGCGCCTGCGTCTGTCTCGCCG
This genomic window contains:
- the lipB gene encoding lipoyl(octanoyl) transferase LipB; amino-acid sequence: MINAPLHARQTLDIAGFLPIADARPAEWLISEQPVPYSDAVAAMESRAAAIAAGDAAELVWLLEHPPLYTSGTSGQADDLLDPRFPLYTTGRGGQLTYHGPGQRVAYVMLDLKRRRPDVRAYVAALEQWIIATLDAFNVRGERREDRVGVWVARPDKGADHEDKIAAIGVRLKRWVSLHGIAINVEPDLSHFTAIVPCGISDPRYGVTSLVDLGLPVTMTDADIALRTAFGEIFGQTVDAQRAEPAKNAGERSPA
- a CDS encoding EF-hand domain-containing protein → MKRTTILALGAVAAVVAIAVVAIPAIAGPFGNCGPHGFGPMGNWGPGMMQFAQGGWGGRGGFANNPLIKTLDANGDGVVSPEEAKAGTAALLKKHDADGNGTLSKKEFGDMVAEMSRGFAERPFAMLDADNDGQVSIVEINAPAQMMARMHAWRHGASKPDAAPQKP
- the mgtE gene encoding magnesium transporter — translated: MADELDTVVRAGPSVLDQLSMRDEDGEIRVDFVAAIARAIEQENAPFLREIVSDLHEADVGDLIEALQSDERVRLVELTGADFHFSALNEVDETVREEILEELEPAAVAEGVRELDSDDAVELLQVLDEDDQDEILGKLPQSERDALERSLDYPENSAGRRMQTEFIVVPRDWNVGQAIDFMRETPDLPDRFYEIYVVDGINRWQGAIALDALLRSHRNIPLADLIDEDRRKVSVLDDQEEVARMFGKYNLVAAPVVDPDNRLVGVITIDDVVDVIEEEADEDLKALGGVTSDEELSDRVWTTARGRFNWLLVNLATAFLASSVLGMFEDQLQQMVALAVLAPIVASQGGNAATQTMTVAVRALATRELGSSNAYRVVMRELLVGLVNGIGFAIITGVAAYAWFRVPGLGVVIGLAMITNLVAGALGGILIPIALDRVRADPAVASGTFVTTVTDVVGFFAFLGIATLWFGLK
- a CDS encoding cytochrome b gives rise to the protein MNSPAGYSRVQIALHWIVVALVAAQYIFKDSIANAWMAWQQELPFAFDPRILAHIVVGMLILVLIGWRLVLRAKVGAPSPPEDEPAPMRAIASFSHASFYVVLAAMSVSGAIAWFGDLVPAALIHNLLRLVLLGLIALHVFAALLHHVVLKTDVMRRMVRPQA
- a CDS encoding ATP-binding protein — translated: MSRRRPRSLLTQVALLSFAALLVAQFVSFWLFTVDRAKRIRVAQRIEVVERVTAVAALLNKTPATARDDLLEAASSRSTRFDLATAPIVDDPVDLLGADCGQRDCADLGLPPGLRMQEDFVSRHDGGRFSDPPPRFRDRLMKSSLAPVAFKLSLPLRDAQWLNVTSRFERPAIQLPPQVMGTTLVSLALVLAALWFALRRITRPLDQLASVADGFGLDTPPPRMPTGGPREVRALSDALARMHERLSRMLGERTRMLAALGHDLRSPITALRVRAEMVDDAENKERMIATLDEMQQMVEATLAFARGVSTDQPTEPVDLAALLSELAAELSAIGPPIRISSAKPIVLPLRRVPLRRALRNILENAQRYGGGAEVRIEHDGTDARVVIEDHGPGLPDNDLTRVFEPFVRLETSRSRETGGTGLGLPIARAILQAHGASIALTNRPEGGLRATVTFAR
- a CDS encoding response regulator produces the protein MADQPQLPHILVVDDHREIREAVTKYLERNGMRASAASNAIEMDTQLKAGRFDLIILDVMMPGEDGLSAARRLSAGGGPPVLMLSALSDETDRVVGLEIGADDYLAKPFSPRELLARIKAILRRSERREPLAGGLGGRKLGFAGWVLDTDTRDLIRVAEGAEKIALTTAEFKLLVAFLERPRFVLTREQLLDITSGRSADVFDRTIDNQVSRLRRKIEDDPAHPKIITTVRSGGYSLAADVRDLS
- a CDS encoding polysaccharide deacetylase family protein — protein: MNASTALAAIVALGVLGSAAQAAECARPGALGTARTMVVDAAKYPRIGTKSFPQTLPLDDHEVVLTFDDGPAATTPKVLKALADECVKATFFLVGKPAAETPGLVRRIAVEGHTVAHHTWTHKHLSSLSYADALAEIDRGIAADEAILRRNGIAVSPTKFFRFPFFESTPALLDTLQSRGIVVWGADLWASDWNVMTPEAQLKLITDRLKAAGKGIILFHDPRTQTAEMIPAFLRWLRDNHYRVVHAVPPPDEQPAVAAGSHATR
- a CDS encoding helix-turn-helix domain-containing protein, whose translation is MQRLRLKADGRIVELRDGREFPLAPAVPEPATPVVRDLRRRARLSQTEFAVRLGVPVETIRNWEQGKRVPRGPARALLSVIAHAPDTVFEALAGTAPANPAAS
- a CDS encoding FliM/FliN family flagellar motor switch protein is translated as MPTLDNVSVDLMVVLGTTSMPIHQVLRLSRGAIIELDATEADEVKILANNMPVASGVVLVDRNRIAVEVKQMLTRSPDRR
- a CDS encoding polysaccharide deacetylase family protein translates to MASELFRRRARTRSLLGIACVTAALALPAAPSMAADCPGNPGALGTSRTLVVDPREHPRIGTMQYAETLPLQDHEVVLTFDDGPLPRHSNAVLDILAKECVKATFFVVGRMANAYPEGVRRMRDGGHTIGTHSQNHPLSFNRMTAEQAKQEVDEGIDAVAAALGTRAAIAPFFRIPGLLRAEAVEGYLGSQGIQTWSADFPADDWRHISPEAVYSLAMSRLQAKGRGVLLLHDIQPRTVAALPQILHELKARGFRIVHVVPATPDRPKTPTVPSQWRLHPVTEQVAISHWPKVPSFSYASAEMLPGPAIADLGLDIGRVPESFDGVRRLARGQLPLPKPAPWPRQKPAGTPTNLIAFPVPAEALFSIPEKTQPEIRAMVRIPAHRASRDAGARTAQTEQRSTEIGAAARPISGSAAIAPAALQRGPINVTARPRPLNH
- a CDS encoding YnfA family protein, with product MKTVLVYIGAAIAEIAGCFAFWGWLRLGKPVWWLAPGLLSLALFAYLLTLVESTAAGRAYAAYGGIYIVASLIWLWSVEHVRPDRWDVSGACVCLAGAAIILWGPRG